A DNA window from Brenneria izadpanahii contains the following coding sequences:
- a CDS encoding SymE family type I addiction module toxin: MAEMHSKSDSVLNKAAKTERYYTVGYATQNGRPNPPSAINLKGRWLEESGFMTGMPITVTVEWGRIVIESEINL; the protein is encoded by the coding sequence ATGGCTGAGATGCATTCTAAGTCAGACAGCGTGCTAAATAAAGCAGCTAAAACAGAACGTTACTACACGGTGGGATACGCCACGCAAAACGGCAGACCCAACCCGCCCTCCGCCATCAACCTTAAAGGCCGCTGGCTGGAAGAGTCGGGGTTTATGACCGGGATGCCGATAACGGTGACGGTTGAGTGGGGAAGGATAGTGATTGAGAGCGAAATTAATCTCTGA
- the xerC gene encoding site-specific tyrosine recombinase XerC, with the protein MTRPIPPTPEATYLSRQSETLRQHLTDYLDHLSAAGYSRRTMESYRERLLPFVAWCEDRGLLHAPQVSLSVLEGYQRWLRGYRKADGKPLTAGSQLNRLSAIRMLFRWLLRRHVILYNPAEMLALPKEEKRLPAQVLSEEETGGVLQSVESGTVIGLRNRVILEVLWSTGVRRTEAANLMLSDIDLSRGVMAVRQGKGNKDRVVPLGERACKWLVRYLNHARPELAKRYDSGHLFISHRGKGLARATLTQMAGKAIRGTGHLDKPGACHVFRHSMATQMLENGADTRHIQAILGHEKLETTQIYTRVAIGHLQKVHEQTHPAERKQTARRKRDSGKK; encoded by the coding sequence ATGACACGACCGATACCGCCGACACCCGAAGCCACTTATCTTAGCCGCCAGAGCGAGACGCTGCGCCAGCATCTGACGGACTACCTCGACCATCTGAGCGCGGCAGGCTACAGCCGGCGCACGATGGAGAGCTACCGGGAGCGGCTGTTGCCGTTCGTGGCATGGTGCGAGGACAGAGGGTTGCTTCATGCACCACAAGTAAGTCTGTCAGTGCTGGAAGGGTATCAGCGCTGGCTGCGGGGCTATCGTAAAGCGGACGGGAAACCGTTAACGGCGGGCAGTCAGTTAAACCGCCTGTCGGCTATCCGCATGCTGTTCCGCTGGCTGCTCAGGCGTCACGTTATCCTGTATAACCCGGCGGAGATGCTGGCGTTGCCGAAAGAGGAAAAACGCTTACCGGCGCAGGTGCTGAGCGAGGAGGAAACGGGCGGCGTGTTGCAGTCGGTGGAGAGCGGCACCGTTATCGGGCTGCGTAACCGGGTGATACTGGAAGTGCTGTGGAGTACGGGCGTTCGCCGGACAGAAGCCGCTAATCTGATGCTGAGTGATATCGACCTGAGTCGGGGCGTGATGGCGGTGCGTCAGGGCAAGGGCAATAAAGACCGGGTGGTGCCGCTGGGTGAACGAGCGTGTAAGTGGCTGGTACGTTATCTGAACCATGCCCGGCCTGAACTGGCGAAACGGTATGACAGCGGCCACTTGTTTATCAGCCACAGAGGAAAAGGACTGGCGCGGGCGACGCTGACGCAGATGGCGGGCAAGGCCATCCGGGGCACGGGTCACCTGGATAAACCGGGCGCGTGCCATGTGTTCCGGCACAGTATGGCGACGCAGATGCTGGAGAACGGGGCTGACACGCGACATATCCAGGCGATACTTGGCCATGAGAAGCTGGAGACGACGCAAATCTATACGCGGGTTGCCATCGGTCACTTACAGAAGGTGCATGAACAGACGCATCCGGCAGAGCGGAAGCAGACAGCCCGACGTAAACGGGACAGTGGCAAAAAGTAG
- a CDS encoding DNA primase has protein sequence MARIPDSELQHLKASVPLVGVVRSQGRQVFKRGKDFVVLCPFHDEKTPSCVLSPEKNLYHCFGCNAGGSVLDWVMQTERLSLRKAVERLRGELGENPSVLPLVGQDEPAVFAEDEAGRQALLSRVVEFYHHTLLNAPEAIAYLEKRRLNHPELVAAFKLGFANRTLAYRLPAKKLKDGAAIRGQLQALGILRSSGHEHLAGSLVVPVIDMNGQMRELYGRKVSSELRKGTPLHLYLPGPHGGVWNEPALAAGKTVILCESLIDAMSFWVAGYRNVTAAYGVNGFTDEMRQAFIRHGVKQVLIAFDNDAAGNDAAVRLASSLAADGIAPFRVVFPAEMDANGYLCQVAEVAPAHPAPATLGHPCPAPEREFGLLIDGAVPMNDAAGTDVADTLPEREAATLPVSSLAAGVEAVRAAQADEPGVVLEALPGGELEITLSGQQWRIRGMAQVKPGAAALKVNAQVLDTASGVVFADSVDMMSARSRAGYARLAAAELGLAESALKQSLGRVLLALENHLSRPETHGESVPELDDDAKAEALALLRDPALTGRITDDLAACGVVGESTNLLAGYLSAVSRKLDKPLAVLIQSSSAAGKSSLMDAVLGLIPPEERLQYSAMTGQSLFYLGETNLQHKILAIAEEEGVRQAAYALKLLQSDGELTIASTGKDDATGNLVTKQYTVKGPVMLMLTTTAIDVDEELLNRCLVLTVNESREQTEAIHALQRHKQTLDGLLMENEKGYLTGLHQNAQRLLKPLKVVNPFASQLTFLSDKTRTRRDHMKYLTLIQSIALLHQYQREVKTVEHRSAVIEYIEVERSDIVLANRLAHEILGRTLDEMPPQTRKLLMLIQSWVADSGQPKTELHFTRKQLRDAVQWGDTQLKIHLARLVELEYLLLHKRGLTFCYELLFDGDAQTDNAHLCGLIDVPEAPAKTVKTTEKDNYDAVRSGVNEKRSASGRGVVGSQSDKAISVKVSTRKASASSGRVNGKTAVPVIRNKPVVP, from the coding sequence ATGGCCCGCATCCCCGACTCCGAGTTACAGCACCTGAAAGCCTCCGTGCCGTTAGTGGGCGTGGTGCGTTCGCAGGGGCGGCAGGTGTTTAAGCGCGGTAAAGACTTCGTGGTGCTGTGTCCGTTCCATGACGAGAAAACGCCGTCATGCGTGCTCAGCCCGGAGAAGAATCTCTATCACTGCTTCGGCTGCAATGCGGGCGGGTCGGTGCTGGACTGGGTGATGCAGACGGAACGCTTAAGTCTGCGCAAGGCGGTCGAACGGCTGCGCGGCGAACTGGGCGAGAATCCGTCTGTTCTGCCGCTGGTCGGTCAGGATGAACCGGCGGTGTTCGCGGAGGATGAGGCGGGCCGTCAGGCGCTGCTCTCCCGCGTGGTTGAGTTCTACCATCACACGCTGCTGAACGCGCCGGAGGCCATCGCCTATCTGGAAAAGCGCCGCCTGAATCATCCTGAGTTAGTCGCTGCCTTTAAGTTGGGGTTCGCCAACCGCACGCTGGCGTATCGTCTGCCAGCAAAGAAACTCAAAGACGGCGCGGCTATCCGGGGTCAGTTGCAGGCGCTGGGAATACTGCGTTCATCCGGTCATGAACATCTGGCGGGGTCGCTCGTGGTGCCGGTTATCGATATGAATGGTCAGATGCGTGAACTGTACGGGCGCAAGGTCAGCAGTGAGTTACGCAAAGGCACGCCGCTGCATCTGTACCTGCCGGGGCCACACGGCGGGGTGTGGAACGAGCCGGCGTTAGCGGCGGGTAAAACGGTCATCCTGTGTGAATCGCTCATCGATGCGATGTCGTTCTGGGTGGCGGGTTATCGTAACGTGACGGCGGCGTATGGGGTGAACGGGTTCACGGATGAGATGCGGCAGGCGTTTATCCGCCACGGCGTCAAACAGGTGCTGATAGCGTTCGATAACGATGCGGCGGGCAATGACGCGGCGGTCAGGCTGGCTTCATCGTTAGCCGCTGACGGCATCGCACCGTTCAGGGTAGTGTTCCCGGCGGAAATGGACGCCAACGGCTATCTGTGTCAGGTGGCGGAGGTCGCTCCTGCGCATCCTGCGCCCGCGACACTGGGACATCCCTGTCCGGCGCCTGAACGCGAGTTCGGACTGTTAATCGACGGCGCGGTGCCGATGAACGATGCGGCCGGCACAGACGTGGCGGACACGTTGCCGGAGAGAGAGGCAGCGACGCTGCCCGTCTCATCGTTAGCCGCCGGGGTTGAGGCGGTGAGAGCGGCGCAGGCGGATGAACCGGGCGTGGTGCTTGAGGCGTTGCCGGGTGGTGAGCTTGAAATCACCTTATCCGGGCAGCAATGGCGCATCCGGGGCATGGCGCAGGTAAAACCGGGCGCGGCGGCGCTCAAGGTGAACGCGCAGGTACTCGACACGGCCAGCGGCGTGGTGTTCGCGGACAGCGTGGACATGATGAGCGCCCGCAGTCGTGCGGGCTATGCGCGGCTGGCCGCGGCGGAGTTAGGGTTGGCTGAAAGCGCACTGAAACAGTCGCTGGGGCGGGTGCTGCTGGCACTGGAAAACCATCTGAGCCGACCGGAAACCCACGGTGAAAGCGTTCCTGAACTGGATGACGACGCCAAAGCGGAGGCGCTGGCGTTGCTGCGCGACCCGGCGCTTACCGGCAGGATAACGGACGACCTCGCGGCCTGCGGCGTGGTGGGCGAATCGACCAACCTGCTGGCCGGTTATCTGTCGGCGGTATCGCGCAAGCTGGACAAGCCGTTGGCGGTGCTGATACAGAGCAGTTCGGCGGCGGGTAAATCCAGCTTAATGGACGCGGTGCTGGGCCTTATCCCGCCGGAAGAGCGGCTGCAATACTCGGCCATGACCGGACAAAGCCTGTTCTATCTGGGTGAAACCAATCTCCAGCATAAAATCCTCGCCATCGCCGAAGAAGAAGGCGTCAGACAAGCAGCGTATGCGCTGAAGCTGTTGCAGTCAGATGGTGAACTAACCATCGCCAGCACGGGCAAGGATGACGCCACAGGCAATCTGGTGACGAAGCAATATACGGTGAAAGGCCCGGTGATGCTGATGCTGACCACCACGGCCATCGACGTGGATGAAGAGTTGCTGAACCGCTGTCTGGTGCTGACGGTGAACGAATCCCGCGAACAGACCGAAGCTATCCACGCGTTGCAGCGGCATAAACAAACGCTGGACGGGTTGTTGATGGAGAACGAGAAAGGGTATCTCACCGGGCTGCACCAGAATGCCCAGCGATTACTGAAACCGTTAAAGGTGGTGAACCCGTTCGCCAGCCAGTTAACGTTCCTGAGCGACAAAACCCGCACGCGGCGTGACCATATGAAGTACCTGACGCTGATACAGAGCATCGCGCTGCTGCACCAGTACCAGCGGGAGGTGAAGACGGTGGAGCACCGTAGCGCGGTTATCGAGTATATCGAGGTCGAACGGTCGGATATCGTGCTGGCCAATCGGTTAGCGCATGAAATCCTTGGCCGCACGCTGGACGAAATGCCGCCGCAGACGCGGAAGTTGCTGATGCTGATACAGAGCTGGGTAGCGGACAGCGGCCAGCCGAAAACGGAGCTTCACTTTACCCGCAAACAGCTACGGGATGCGGTGCAGTGGGGTGATACGCAACTGAAAATCCACCTTGCGCGACTGGTTGAACTGGAATACCTGCTGCTGCACAAGCGCGGGCTGACGTTCTGCTACGAACTGCTGTTCGACGGAGACGCACAGACCGATAACGCGCACCTGTGCGGGCTTATCGACGTGCCAGAAGCGCCTGCTAAAACAGTAAAAACGACAGAGAAAGATAACTACGACGCCGTCCGGTCGGGGGTAAATGAAAAGCGGTCGGCCTCAGGTCGGGGTGTGGTCGGTAGTCAGTCGGATAAGGCCATCTCTGTTAAAGTCAGTACCCGCAAGGCTTCCGCGTCATCCGGTCGGGTTAACGGTAAAACCGCTGTTCCGGTGATACGCAATAAACCTGTCGTACCGTAG
- a CDS encoding helix-turn-helix domain-containing protein: MADVIDEIMQTEEQRRAFGQRLKALRNQQRKTQKEVAALIGLQLSQYNKYESGMHIPPADKLIQLAELFTTTIDYLLLGSHDEQAPIRNTRLMERFKALAQCQPEEQETVIKLIDAVIVKHRVESAIRPVDQEKGS, from the coding sequence ATGGCTGACGTGATAGATGAGATTATGCAGACCGAAGAACAGCGCCGGGCGTTTGGTCAACGACTTAAGGCATTACGTAATCAGCAACGCAAGACACAGAAGGAAGTCGCCGCCCTGATTGGGTTACAGCTTTCCCAGTACAACAAGTATGAGTCGGGGATGCACATTCCCCCGGCAGACAAGCTCATTCAACTGGCCGAGTTGTTCACCACAACCATTGATTACCTGTTGCTTGGCTCGCACGACGAGCAGGCACCGATTAGGAACACGCGATTAATGGAACGGTTTAAAGCACTGGCTCAGTGCCAGCCGGAAGAGCAGGAGACAGTGATTAAGCTGATTGATGCGGTGATTGTGAAGCACCGGGTTGAGTCGGCGATACGTCCGGTTGATCAGGAGAAGGGCAGCTAG
- a CDS encoding SymE family type I addiction module toxin, whose product MADAHSTPDTTIFKISQPERYQRVGYRPNRGDTSTPAINISGKWLQEAGFSSGQPLKLRVMPGCIVITVQDLRELWHCLEGLSREPFDERAAADWLNRFPGGLDLAGITSSE is encoded by the coding sequence ATGGCTGACGCGCATTCTACGCCAGATACCACCATTTTTAAAATCTCTCAGCCGGAGCGCTATCAGCGTGTCGGCTACCGCCCCAACAGGGGCGACACCTCCACGCCCGCCATCAATATCAGCGGCAAGTGGCTACAGGAAGCCGGATTTAGCTCCGGGCAGCCGCTCAAGCTGCGTGTGATGCCTGGCTGCATCGTCATTACCGTGCAGGATTTACGGGAACTGTGGCACTGTCTTGAAGGACTCAGCCGGGAACCGTTCGATGAACGCGCCGCCGCCGACTGGCTTAACCGCTTTCCCGGCGGGTTGGATCTGGCGGGGATTACGAGTAGTGAATGA
- a CDS encoding barstar family protein, which translates to MKLKKLSIDFSYIKTDDDFHNAMKVLFGFPDFYGMNFNAFNDCLNSLRYPEDGMSSIHLKKDEYLLLEVKKIDLISDELRYNFLLSIKAINYGSISFGDDPLIYLLFD; encoded by the coding sequence ATGAAGTTAAAAAAGCTGTCTATCGATTTTTCTTATATCAAAACTGATGATGATTTTCATAATGCGATGAAAGTATTATTTGGATTCCCTGATTTTTACGGGATGAATTTTAATGCATTTAATGATTGCTTGAATAGTCTTAGATATCCAGAAGATGGCATGAGTAGTATTCATCTCAAGAAAGATGAATATTTGTTGTTGGAAGTGAAAAAAATAGACCTCATATCTGATGAACTTAGATATAATTTCTTGCTATCAATAAAGGCAATTAATTATGGTTCAATATCATTTGGTGACGACCCTTTAATATATTTATTATTTGATTAA
- a CDS encoding ribonuclease domain-containing protein, which produces MGLKCTHSAKNPKQAHAAIKDKWGHDMTPKEMRELQNTIDNIKLNRPAHARDGITFENNYRISPNSQRLNTGSGPYQEWTVRTPGVGNRGTRRVVVDKKTGQAYYSHDHYDSFIEINLGGGSNEVKKAVYRFFLYQN; this is translated from the coding sequence TTGGGGTTGAAATGTACTCATTCAGCTAAGAATCCAAAACAGGCTCATGCTGCCATTAAAGATAAATGGGGACATGATATGACCCCGAAAGAAATGCGAGAACTTCAAAATACTATAGATAATATAAAGTTAAACCGTCCGGCTCATGCTAGAGATGGCATAACTTTTGAAAATAATTATCGTATATCTCCTAATAGCCAACGTCTTAATACAGGTAGTGGGCCTTACCAAGAATGGACAGTAAGAACGCCTGGGGTGGGTAATCGAGGAACAAGACGTGTTGTTGTTGATAAAAAAACTGGTCAAGCATATTACAGCCACGATCACTATGATTCTTTTATAGAAATTAATCTTGGGGGTGGAAGTAATGAAGTTAAAAAAGCTGTCTATCGATTTTTCTTATATCAAAACTGA